In a single window of the Terriglobia bacterium genome:
- a CDS encoding outer membrane beta-barrel protein, which translates to MHRSSSACLWSLAAVITISSLPLPAYSQRFLFGAKVAGQITNTFTYPGLPPIVHDDRVVFGPMVEMRFTPRLSFEGDVLYKRNLDTSGQFFGLVQLVQTLQGTDALRAHSWEIPVLLKWRPAVHQNNSVFVSGGFSTRNVAGIEEIYGAVSAFPPYPGGPFDIRTSDGVIANHWTYGPVIGAGMDIRAHRFHFQPELRYIRWKDSPFSYVTKQDDLQALIGAAIAK; encoded by the coding sequence ATGCATCGAAGTTCAAGCGCCTGTCTCTGGAGTTTGGCTGCCGTCATCACGATCTCGAGCCTTCCGCTGCCTGCGTACAGCCAGAGATTTCTTTTCGGCGCCAAAGTAGCCGGCCAGATCACGAATACGTTTACCTATCCTGGGCTGCCGCCGATCGTGCATGATGACCGGGTTGTTTTCGGCCCTATGGTGGAAATGCGTTTCACACCTCGTCTCTCGTTTGAAGGCGATGTGCTTTACAAACGGAACCTGGATACATCAGGCCAGTTCTTCGGTTTGGTGCAGTTGGTCCAGACGCTTCAGGGAACCGATGCTCTGAGGGCCCATTCATGGGAGATCCCTGTGCTGCTGAAATGGCGTCCGGCCGTGCACCAGAACAATAGCGTTTTCGTATCCGGTGGATTCTCGACCCGCAATGTCGCCGGTATCGAGGAAATCTACGGAGCGGTGTCGGCTTTTCCCCCTTATCCAGGTGGCCCGTTTGACATTCGGACGTCGGATGGAGTTATAGCGAATCACTGGACATACGGGCCGGTGATTGGAGCCGGCATGGATATTCGGGCTCACCGGTTCCATTTCCAACCCGAACTGCGTTACATCCGGTGGAAGGACTCGCCTTTTTCGTACGTGACGAAGCAAGACGATCTTCAAGCTCT